In Halogranum gelatinilyticum, the DNA window GCAGTCTCGGCGATCCGCGAGCGGTCGACCCGCTCGTCACGTTGCTCTCGGACAACCGCCGCGACGTCAAACGGGCGGCCGCCGACGCGCTCGCGAACATCGGGACCGGTCCCGCACTGAGCGCGCTGCGGGACCTGCTCGACGACGACAGCGAGACCATCCGCTGGGTCGTCGTCAGCGCGCTGGGAGAGGCCGGGTCGGTCGCGCCCGTCCGCGACCTCGCGGGCGCGCTCGGCGACGAGAGTTCCCTCGTCCGGCGGGCTGCCGTGTTCTCCATCATCGGGCTGCTGTCGAACGCGCCGCAGAACCGGAGCCACCAGGTCCGGGAGGCCGTCGTCTCGGAGCTCTCGGCAGTCGACGACGACGTCGTCGTCGGCCCGCTCGTCGAGATTCTCGAAGACAGCGTCCAGCGGCCCCAGCGGCGCAACGCGGCGTGGCTGCTCGGCCGCGTCACGCCCGAGGGACAGGCCGAACCCGTCACCGACGCGCTCGTCGACCTGCTGTCGGACGACGACGCGATGACCGCGCAGTTCGCGGCGACGAGCCTCACGGACGTCGGCGGCGAGTACGCCGAACGCCGCCTGCTCGACCTCGTCACCGACGACGACGCCGACGCGGCCGCACAGGCGAAGGCCGTGTTCGTCCTCGGCCAGATCGGCACGGACCGCTCGCGCGCCAAACTGGAGAAGCTGACCAACGAGTCCGACGACCAGGAGGTCAGACGCCGCGCGTTCGCGGCCCTCTCGAAACTCGGGGGGCACGCGTGAACGTCGCGTGGTCGCTCCTCGCCGACGAGGCCGAGGCGGCGGCCGGCGGAGGTGATCGCCCGTGAGCGACAGCGAGTACAAGATCACCGACACGCAGGGGAAGTTCATGCAGGTCGTCCGCGACGGCCGGAAGCTGAACGACGCCGACTGGACGCCCGGCCGGCTCATCCTCTCGAACCGACGGCTCGTGCTCGTCGGCAACGGCGGCAAGCGGACCATCCCGCTCTCGAAGGTCGGCAAGCTCGGGGGGCGACACGACGCCAACCAGACCG includes these proteins:
- a CDS encoding HEAT repeat domain-containing protein, which gives rise to MSLYQLARDGDADELLSRLWESDSVAVRTRAAELLGELADESDHEIVRGVVEAATGDDDEAVRAAAIDALDEMGQAAVERLLAELTGVDADGGAEWVTAKRFAQALSADQPELRMAAANALGRLGDTAVVPALVDRLDDPEPRVRARVAAACGSLGDPRAVDPLVTLLSDNRRDVKRAAADALANIGTGPALSALRDLLDDDSETIRWVVVSALGEAGSVAPVRDLAGALGDESSLVRRAAVFSIIGLLSNAPQNRSHQVREAVVSELSAVDDDVVVGPLVEILEDSVQRPQRRNAAWLLGRVTPEGQAEPVTDALVDLLSDDDAMTAQFAATSLTDVGGEYAERRLLDLVTDDDADAAAQAKAVFVLGQIGTDRSRAKLEKLTNESDDQEVRRRAFAALSKLGGHA